The genomic stretch TCGTGTTCGAGCACGTCAAGACGCACATCTTCCCGGCCGAGTCGAACTGGCACACCGAGGAGGGCGAGTCGGTTGATGCGTTCGACCTTCCGTTTGCGAGGGTCGGGCTCAACATCTGTTATGAGGCAGAAATCCCGGAGTGCTCGACCACACTTGTCGAGCAGGGAGCGGAGATCATCCTGTGCCCGTCCTATACGTTCACCGAGTACGGGTTCTGGCGTGTGCGCCACTGCGCGCAGGCACGCGCGATCGAGAACCAGGTCTACTTCGTCCACTGCTGCACCGGCGGCCAGCCTGGGGGCACCCTGCCGAACGGTTGGGCACAGAGTTCGATTCTGTCGCCGTGTGACGTTCCCTGGACGCCGAGCGGCATTGTCGCTCAGGCAGATGCGAACAAAGAGATGGTTGTTCGTGGCGAGGTCGACCTGGACAAACTCTACGAGAACCGCGAGAACGGCGCCGCACCGACCTTTCGTGACCGCCGTCGGCGCCGTGACCTTTATGTCTCGTGGCCATCACACCTCGAGGGGGCGCAGGCCACACGCTAGCGATATCACGAGTTTCAACCGTTCTGAATCAACGATTGTTATTTCCAATGAGGAGGGTTCAAGATGGGTCACCTACAGCTCCCACCTGGTAAGCGAATCGCGGTGAACCTCGGTGTGGACTTCGATGCCCAGAGCCTCTGGCTCGGAGCGTTCAACAATCCATCTCCGGCGATGATGGCGCGTGGCGAATTCGGTGCGGTGGTCGGAGTGCCTCGTCTGCTGGAGGCATTCAAGCGCGCCGGCATTCGAACGACCTGGTTCACACCCGGGCACACCGTCGACACGTTCACGGACGCCTGCAAGGCCATTCAAGCCGAGGGACACGAATTCGGGCATCATGGCTACTACCACGAGAACCCGACGAAGATCGAGCGCGACACCGAGAAGCGACTCATCGAACTCGCCTTCGCGAGCTACGACAAGCGGCTCGGCATCAAGCCGGTCGGATACCGCTCGCCCTACTGGGACTACAGCGAGAACACGCTCGACTTGGTCGAGGAGTTCGGTTTCATCTACGACAGCTCCTTGATGGGCCGCGACCTCG from Gaiella occulta encodes the following:
- a CDS encoding polysaccharide deacetylase family protein, which encodes MGHLQLPPGKRIAVNLGVDFDAQSLWLGAFNNPSPAMMARGEFGAVVGVPRLLEAFKRAGIRTTWFTPGHTVDTFTDACKAIQAEGHEFGHHGYYHENPTKIERDTEKRLIELAFASYDKRLGIKPVGYRSPYWDYSENTLDLVEEFGFIYDSSLMGRDLVPYRPRRWQVNWEKANVPGKMANVLEIPVNWYLDDFPPLAYVGGIQPGQQDTDTIYRRWRDIFDYAYERVENGVYATAVHPQIIGQAHHMLFFEKLIAHISSKDGVWFATCEEIAKAWVDDDADRAGLAEPDVRGVEPAPVDSGWH
- a CDS encoding carbon-nitrogen hydrolase family protein, with translation MARTVSIAACNFAVRPVASFDEFADHVRGLLDGAQGADLVLFPELFTVELFTTFADWQNTPATELTLIDKYTGDYKSLFESEAKERSQFIVAGSHLMEVDGRYLNIGHVYGPEGLVFEHVKTHIFPAESNWHTEEGESVDAFDLPFARVGLNICYEAEIPECSTTLVEQGAEIILCPSYTFTEYGFWRVRHCAQARAIENQVYFVHCCTGGQPGGTLPNGWAQSSILSPCDVPWTPSGIVAQADANKEMVVRGEVDLDKLYENRENGAAPTFRDRRRRRDLYVSWPSHLEGAQATR